A genomic segment from Alteribacillus bidgolensis encodes:
- the cobA gene encoding uroporphyrinogen-III C-methyltransferase: MKSNKGKIYFVGAGPGDQELITVRGLKALQKAEVIIYDRLVHPSLLLEAKHNAKLIYCGKQPCKHTLRQSDIQKELIIQAKKGNKVVRLKGGDPAVFGRVGEEAEAVSGHRIPYEIIPGITAGSAASIYSGVPLTHREYSRSFAVVTGHSKNKDGKPDIAWGDLAKGVDTIVFYMGIKNLPYIAKQLIKEGKDRSTSTLVTEWGTYGRQRSITGPLEHIPAMAEKKEMSNPAVIVVGDVTKLHDSLQWVREKELSGKGVITLSSDNTDQDFADDLKEAGAEVYNIKAEDCHLSNNMAEIINRLITEGHATSVLLRTETSASLLCKMLEDVKEQTADALPELSFICIGSKTAQMIKEHGYVPNAILRVLSNTETIIEALGEKQIQNIG; encoded by the coding sequence ATGAAGAGTAACAAAGGGAAAATCTACTTTGTGGGTGCAGGTCCCGGAGATCAAGAATTGATTACAGTGAGAGGCTTGAAAGCACTGCAAAAAGCAGAAGTCATCATTTACGATCGTCTCGTTCATCCGTCTCTATTATTGGAAGCAAAACATAATGCAAAGTTAATATATTGCGGCAAGCAGCCTTGTAAGCATACACTTCGTCAAAGTGATATTCAAAAAGAATTAATCATACAAGCCAAAAAAGGAAATAAAGTTGTACGACTAAAAGGCGGGGATCCGGCAGTTTTCGGGAGAGTGGGAGAAGAAGCAGAAGCAGTAAGCGGGCACAGAATCCCCTATGAAATTATTCCGGGAATTACAGCTGGGAGTGCTGCTTCTATCTATTCAGGAGTTCCATTAACACACAGAGAGTATTCTCGGTCCTTTGCAGTAGTAACCGGACACAGTAAAAATAAAGATGGGAAGCCGGATATCGCATGGGGAGATTTAGCAAAGGGGGTTGACACCATTGTCTTTTACATGGGAATAAAAAATCTTCCCTATATAGCAAAACAGCTCATTAAAGAAGGCAAAGACCGCAGTACTAGCACGCTTGTTACAGAATGGGGAACTTACGGCAGGCAGCGATCGATAACAGGTCCTTTAGAGCACATACCGGCTATGGCAGAAAAAAAAGAGATGAGTAACCCAGCGGTAATTGTTGTGGGAGATGTGACTAAACTTCATGATTCGCTCCAATGGGTGAGAGAAAAGGAGTTAAGCGGAAAAGGTGTTATAACCTTATCCAGTGACAATACAGATCAGGATTTTGCTGATGATTTAAAAGAAGCTGGAGCAGAAGTTTATAACATAAAAGCAGAAGATTGCCACTTATCAAATAATATGGCAGAAATAATAAACCGTTTAATTACAGAAGGGCACGCAACCAGTGTGTTGCTTCGTACGGAAACTTCCGCCAGTTTGCTCTGCAAAATGCTTGAAGACGTGAAAGAGCAAACAGCAGATGCTCTGCCTGAACTTTCATTTATTTGTATAGGATCAAAGACAGCTCAAATGATTAAGGAACATGGTTATGTGCCAAATGCTATACTGCGGGTACTTTCAAATACAGAGACCATAATAGAAGCTTTAGGCGAAAAGCAGATACAAAATATTGGATAA
- the thiM gene encoding hydroxyethylthiazole kinase gives MRSKEASKLLEQVREQKPLIHNITNVVVTNFTANGILSMGAAPVMANAVQEAADMASAADALVLNIGTLNDAQIEAMMLAGKAANEKGIPIVLDPVGAGATAYRTETARKLLEQLDITLLRGNAAEVSEIAGLESDIRGVDASGGEKNMEAIASHAAKTLNIAVAVTGAKDAVADNKCLYSINNGHSMLTRITGTGCLASAVIAAFLTVTEKTASGAAAALGYYGIAAERAEGFASMQGPGTFQIELLNALYHVGEMDFKQQLNIEKEILDRGGSTHE, from the coding sequence GTGAGAAGTAAAGAAGCAAGTAAACTTTTAGAACAAGTAAGAGAGCAAAAACCATTAATTCATAACATTACAAATGTGGTTGTTACCAATTTTACTGCAAACGGCATTCTATCTATGGGTGCTGCCCCCGTAATGGCGAATGCTGTGCAGGAAGCAGCTGATATGGCTTCAGCTGCGGATGCGCTCGTTTTGAACATTGGCACCTTAAATGATGCACAAATAGAAGCAATGATGCTAGCAGGAAAGGCCGCAAATGAAAAAGGAATCCCCATTGTGCTTGATCCTGTAGGAGCTGGAGCGACGGCTTACAGAACAGAAACGGCTCGTAAGCTTCTAGAGCAGCTAGATATTACGCTGCTCAGAGGTAATGCGGCGGAAGTGTCTGAGATAGCAGGTTTAGAGAGTGATATTCGCGGCGTAGATGCTTCAGGTGGAGAAAAAAATATGGAAGCTATTGCCTCTCATGCGGCCAAGACCCTAAATATTGCTGTAGCAGTGACAGGAGCCAAAGATGCTGTAGCTGATAACAAATGTTTATACTCGATTAATAATGGTCATTCCATGCTGACAAGGATTACAGGTACTGGATGTTTAGCTAGTGCGGTCATTGCAGCCTTTCTGACTGTAACAGAAAAAACCGCCTCAGGAGCCGCTGCAGCATTAGGTTATTACGGTATTGCAGCAGAAAGAGCAGAAGGATTTGCATCAATGCAAGGTCCTGGAACCTTTCAGATCGAATTACTTAATGCCCTTTACCACGTTGGAGAAATGGATTTCAAACAACAACTCAATATTGAAAAAGAAATATTAGATCGCGGGGGTTCAACTCATGAATAA
- a CDS encoding formate/nitrite transporter family protein, with amino-acid sequence MDSVQPAKVVENMIQAGKTKANLSIKHLLIRGGLAGAFLGYATTLAFTANLQTGIDMMGAILFPVGFVMIILLGLELVTGNFALLPAAKLNGQVSTAGMLHNWFWVIIGHLIGSIFYALLFVAATTQFGTAGPSAMSELLIAVAETKTIGYAALGGAGLGIY; translated from the coding sequence TTGGATAGTGTACAGCCAGCCAAAGTAGTTGAAAACATGATACAAGCAGGAAAGACTAAAGCAAATCTCTCCATTAAGCATTTATTAATCAGGGGAGGGTTGGCAGGTGCCTTTTTAGGGTACGCAACGACACTGGCGTTCACGGCTAATCTTCAAACTGGTATTGATATGATGGGAGCTATCCTTTTTCCCGTAGGATTTGTAATGATTATTTTATTAGGGCTTGAACTTGTGACAGGGAATTTTGCATTACTTCCTGCTGCCAAATTAAATGGACAAGTCTCAACAGCCGGGATGCTACACAATTGGTTTTGGGTGATCATAGGGCATTTGATCGGAAGCATTTTTTATGCGCTTTTGTTTGTAGCAGCCACTACTCAGTTTGGAACAGCTGGTCCAAGTGCCATGTCAGAGCTGCTCATTGCTGTTGCAGAGACAAAAACAATCGGCTACGCAGCACTCGGCGGAGCTGGGTTAGGAATTTATTAA
- the thiD gene encoding bifunctional hydroxymethylpyrimidine kinase/phosphomethylpyrimidine kinase, which yields MRRVPSALSIAGTDPTGGAGIHADLKTFQECKAYGMAVVTSVVAQNTKGVQDVWHVPLEMVEKQMKAVLEDIRPNAVKTGMIATPEMIEKVADLLDGQDIPLVIDPVMVATSGDSLMEQESTSLMKNRLMPLAHVVTPNIAEAETLTGLSIKTQKEAEQAAKMLVDDMGASAAVVKGGHFTGDATDILYVNGQIDYLTAPRTDTNHTHGTGCSLSASIAAELARGNTIKEAVTNSKTFISQAIHDTLGIGKGNGPVNHWASRLKKDDILV from the coding sequence ATGAGAAGAGTACCAAGTGCTTTATCAATTGCTGGGACAGATCCAACCGGCGGAGCAGGAATACATGCTGATTTAAAAACATTTCAGGAATGCAAAGCCTATGGTATGGCCGTGGTCACTTCAGTTGTAGCTCAAAATACAAAAGGGGTCCAGGATGTTTGGCATGTCCCGCTTGAAATGGTGGAAAAACAAATGAAAGCAGTTTTAGAAGATATTCGGCCAAATGCTGTGAAGACGGGCATGATTGCTACACCGGAAATGATTGAGAAAGTGGCTGATTTGTTAGACGGACAAGATATCCCTCTCGTAATCGATCCGGTTATGGTGGCAACAAGCGGTGACTCACTAATGGAACAGGAATCAACATCGTTAATGAAAAATCGTTTAATGCCTCTTGCTCATGTGGTTACGCCTAACATAGCAGAAGCTGAAACACTGACAGGATTAAGCATTAAAACCCAGAAGGAAGCAGAACAAGCAGCTAAAATGCTTGTAGATGATATGGGTGCGTCAGCAGCAGTTGTTAAAGGAGGGCACTTTACAGGTGATGCCACTGATATTTTATACGTTAACGGGCAAATCGATTATTTAACAGCCCCTCGAACTGATACAAACCATACCCATGGTACAGGCTGCAGTCTTTCCGCTTCTATTGCAGCTGAATTGGCAAGAGGAAACACTATTAAAGAAGCTGTCACAAACAGTAAAACGTTTATTTCTCAAGCCATTCACGACACACTGGGTATTGGTAAAGGAAACGGACCCGTAAATCATTGGGCTTCTCGATTAAAAAAGGATGATATTTTAGTTTAA
- a CDS encoding formate/nitrite transporter family protein produces the protein MTSKSTIGKIAAMWLPILIFFGQGFEHAVVNMFVIPAGMMLGAEVTIADWWLWNQIPVLLGNLVSAFLLAGAALYFTHGKKETGKEAALQNLKKAQ, from the coding sequence ATGACTTCTAAGTCAACAATCGGAAAAATTGCAGCAATGTGGCTGCCAATTTTAATATTTTTTGGACAAGGGTTTGAACACGCAGTCGTTAATATGTTTGTAATCCCAGCTGGAATGATGCTTGGAGCAGAAGTCACCATAGCTGACTGGTGGTTGTGGAATCAAATACCAGTTCTGCTTGGAAACCTAGTAAGTGCTTTTCTATTGGCAGGAGCCGCCCTTTATTTCACACATGGAAAAAAAGAAACCGGCAAGGAAGCTGCTTTACAAAATTTAAAGAAAGCGCAGTAA
- a CDS encoding oxidoreductase: MSYIRTGLIGFGFSGATFHAPVIDTVKNIEITHVASSNPDKVKGQLPEAEVMSSAEDVCRHSELDAVIITTPNTTHYQLAKEALEHNKHVVLEKPFVPNLQEAEELTVIAEERGLFLSVYHNRRWDNDFLTLKECMENGELGRVHTYEAVWNRFRPDVRDRWREQNLPGSGTWYDLGSHLVDQALLLFGEPGTIFGDIQVQREGGKTADYFHVILGYENKRVILRSGSMAIGDSPRYIVHGTKGSFVKYGLDSQEDMLKIGGKPGDKGWGEDLKDNQAILTDENGNRNIPSVKGAYEQYYIKFRDAILEGHQPPVTAHEAARVIKVIELAEKSSQNHTVVSFHS, from the coding sequence ATGTCTTATATTAGAACAGGATTGATAGGTTTTGGCTTTTCTGGGGCTACCTTTCATGCTCCTGTAATTGATACTGTAAAAAATATAGAAATTACCCACGTTGCCTCTTCTAATCCTGACAAGGTAAAAGGCCAGCTTCCGGAAGCTGAAGTAATGAGCAGTGCAGAAGACGTGTGCCGGCATTCTGAACTAGATGCTGTTATTATAACTACGCCAAATACTACTCATTATCAACTGGCAAAAGAAGCACTAGAGCACAACAAGCATGTCGTGTTGGAAAAACCATTTGTACCGAACTTACAAGAAGCAGAAGAACTAACCGTCATTGCCGAAGAGAGAGGACTTTTTTTAAGCGTCTACCATAATCGACGCTGGGACAATGATTTTCTAACATTAAAAGAATGTATGGAAAACGGAGAGCTTGGAAGGGTACATACATACGAAGCGGTGTGGAACCGTTTCCGTCCTGACGTAAGGGATAGATGGAGGGAACAGAATCTTCCTGGTTCAGGAACTTGGTATGACCTTGGTTCCCACTTGGTTGATCAAGCTCTTTTGTTATTCGGAGAACCCGGGACGATTTTCGGAGATATCCAGGTGCAGCGTGAAGGCGGAAAAACCGCAGATTATTTTCATGTTATTTTAGGATATGAAAATAAACGTGTGATCCTTCGTTCAGGATCGATGGCAATTGGTGACAGCCCCCGATACATTGTTCATGGTACAAAAGGAAGCTTCGTTAAGTATGGACTGGATTCCCAGGAAGACATGTTGAAGATTGGCGGAAAACCTGGAGATAAAGGATGGGGAGAAGATTTAAAAGATAATCAGGCCATCCTGACAGATGAAAATGGAAATAGAAACATACCAAGTGTAAAAGGAGCATACGAACAATACTATATCAAATTTCGTGATGCTATTTTAGAAGGTCATCAACCACCTGTAACTGCACACGAAGCAGCCCGCGTTATTAAAGTTATAGAATTAGCGGAGAAAAGCAGTCAAAATCATACTGTTGTATCTTTTCATTCCTAA
- the nasC gene encoding assimilatory nitrate reductase catalytic subunit NasC, with the protein MNESMLASFRERQKTAAEETVYETQCPFCSMQCKKKVIEEKSSGRYRYKTIGMDNPTTKGRLCVKGKNAYQHAIHPERITSPLIKENGDFRKASWEEALNVIQQNVNALQTEHGSDSVSVYGGGSLTNEEAYLLGKFARVGLGTKYIDYNGRFCMSSAASASMKTFGLDRGLTNRLEEIPETKCIILAGTNVAECQPTFVPYLEQAKENGAFLIVIDPRETDTTALADLHLKIKPGNDRQLAQLLEKMVIEEQLQDETFCEERTSGYTELVESLREISVEEVCEDIGLTVQDIHEAAVRFGSANTGMIFTARGVEQQTDGHESVRHFLNLLLLTGKIGKRACGYGAITGQANGQGGREHGQKADQLPGYRSIENKEDREYIAHVWGVKEQELPEKGISAYEMMERMEQGEIKGLFLIGSNPVISNPNANLVRRALSSLSFMAAAEMFMTESASYADVILPTTSYLEDEGTLTNMEGRVTLREASRKPVGETKHDWQIISEIAAVLGKEKYFNYRSPEEVFNELRLASKGGKADYYGITYERIRKESGVFWPCSSEETVGEPILFSRSFATEDGKARLFYNKPSLEIKESVNETYPLYMTTGRTMNHYLSGAQTQKSSRLLAREFESFVYVHPDTARSYGIRPGELTVISSERGETLLRCSYSKHIRKDTLFAPMHWGGEQNINNLIDGKLDPVCRMPGFKRAAVSVRPYQKNS; encoded by the coding sequence ATGAATGAAAGCATGCTTGCCAGCTTTCGGGAACGTCAAAAAACAGCAGCAGAAGAAACGGTTTATGAAACACAATGTCCTTTTTGCAGTATGCAATGCAAAAAGAAAGTCATAGAGGAAAAAAGTTCAGGACGATACCGTTATAAAACCATTGGTATGGATAATCCAACAACCAAGGGGCGTCTATGCGTTAAAGGCAAAAATGCCTATCAGCATGCCATTCATCCAGAACGTATTACTTCCCCGTTAATTAAGGAGAATGGAGACTTTCGAAAGGCTAGTTGGGAAGAAGCGTTAAACGTCATCCAACAGAATGTAAATGCCCTTCAAACAGAGCATGGATCTGACTCCGTTTCTGTTTACGGCGGAGGCTCTTTAACGAATGAAGAAGCTTATTTGCTCGGAAAATTTGCCCGTGTTGGTCTTGGTACAAAATATATTGATTATAATGGCCGTTTTTGCATGTCTTCTGCTGCTTCAGCTAGTATGAAAACATTTGGTTTAGACAGAGGACTTACTAATCGGTTAGAGGAAATTCCTGAGACAAAATGTATTATACTTGCCGGTACAAATGTAGCCGAATGCCAGCCCACATTCGTTCCTTATCTAGAACAAGCGAAAGAAAATGGTGCTTTTCTAATTGTAATTGATCCACGAGAAACAGATACAACAGCATTGGCAGATCTGCATCTCAAAATAAAACCAGGTAATGATCGACAGCTTGCTCAGCTGCTTGAAAAAATGGTGATAGAAGAACAGTTACAAGATGAAACATTTTGTGAAGAAAGGACGAGCGGTTATACCGAGCTAGTGGAAAGCTTAAGAGAAATATCTGTTGAAGAAGTATGTGAAGATATAGGGCTCACAGTTCAGGATATTCATGAAGCGGCTGTTCGATTTGGCAGTGCAAATACGGGTATGATTTTTACAGCCAGAGGGGTAGAGCAGCAAACGGATGGACATGAATCGGTACGCCATTTTCTTAACCTTTTGCTTCTAACTGGAAAAATAGGTAAACGAGCCTGCGGGTACGGGGCTATCACTGGTCAGGCCAATGGGCAGGGTGGACGTGAACATGGTCAAAAAGCCGATCAGCTTCCTGGCTACAGGTCTATAGAAAACAAAGAAGATCGAGAATATATTGCTCATGTATGGGGAGTGAAAGAGCAAGAGCTTCCTGAAAAAGGAATATCGGCGTATGAAATGATGGAACGAATGGAACAAGGAGAGATTAAAGGGTTATTTCTTATAGGCTCAAACCCTGTTATTTCGAATCCAAACGCAAACCTTGTTCGTCGAGCTCTTTCTTCCCTTTCTTTTATGGCAGCTGCTGAAATGTTTATGACAGAGTCTGCTTCGTATGCAGATGTGATTTTGCCTACAACATCATATTTAGAAGATGAAGGAACATTAACGAATATGGAAGGTCGTGTAACCTTACGTGAAGCTTCTCGTAAACCGGTCGGCGAAACCAAACATGACTGGCAGATTATATCTGAAATAGCAGCAGTTTTAGGCAAAGAGAAATATTTTAATTATAGATCACCAGAAGAAGTGTTTAATGAATTGCGGCTGGCTTCTAAAGGTGGAAAAGCGGATTACTATGGAATAACGTACGAACGGATTCGAAAAGAATCAGGAGTCTTTTGGCCTTGTTCGAGTGAAGAAACCGTAGGGGAGCCTATTTTGTTTTCACGTTCCTTTGCAACAGAAGACGGAAAAGCTAGATTATTTTATAACAAGCCATCTCTGGAAATAAAAGAATCTGTAAATGAAACATACCCGCTTTATATGACAACGGGAAGAACGATGAATCACTATTTAAGCGGGGCTCAAACGCAGAAAAGTTCTCGTCTATTGGCACGAGAATTTGAATCGTTTGTGTATGTTCACCCGGACACAGCTCGTTCTTATGGAATCCGGCCCGGTGAGTTAACCGTTATCTCGTCGGAACGAGGAGAAACACTGCTTCGCTGCAGTTATTCTAAACATATAAGAAAAGATACATTGTTTGCTCCTATGCACTGGGGTGGGGAACAAAATATCAACAACCTCATAGATGGAAAGCTCGATCCTGTCTGCCGGATGCCTGGATTTAAACGAGCTGCTGTATCCGTACGTCCCTATCAAAAAAACAGCTAA
- the thiE gene encoding thiamine phosphate synthase, whose translation MNKENLLLYFIMGSNNTSQPPSQVLKKAINGGITCFQFREKGSGALKGKEKETLARELQSICCKHKIPFIVNDDTELAISLHADGIHVGQDDESIQELKKKCPSSMIIGVSAKTIEEAEEAERQGADYIGTGPMFMTTTKEDAELPIGPEGIWALRKQGIQLPIVGIGGINETNAVEVIEAGADGVSFISAISQADDPEKAASTLKDRLT comes from the coding sequence ATGAATAAAGAAAATCTTTTGCTTTATTTTATTATGGGAAGTAATAATACATCACAACCCCCTTCACAAGTTTTGAAAAAAGCAATCAACGGAGGCATTACATGCTTTCAATTTAGAGAAAAAGGCTCCGGTGCGTTAAAGGGAAAGGAAAAAGAAACACTGGCAAGAGAACTGCAATCCATCTGCTGCAAACACAAAATACCGTTTATTGTAAATGATGATACAGAACTTGCTATTTCTTTACATGCAGATGGTATTCACGTGGGACAAGATGATGAGTCTATCCAGGAATTAAAGAAGAAATGTCCATCTTCTATGATTATTGGTGTCTCTGCTAAGACGATAGAAGAAGCGGAAGAGGCAGAAAGGCAAGGGGCTGATTATATTGGAACCGGGCCGATGTTTATGACGACGACTAAAGAGGATGCCGAATTACCTATTGGACCCGAGGGCATATGGGCGTTGAGAAAACAAGGCATACAGCTGCCAATCGTCGGCATTGGCGGCATCAATGAAACCAATGCTGTGGAAGTAATTGAGGCAGGTGCGGACGGGGTTTCCTTTATATCTGCTATCAGCCAGGCTGATGATCCAGAAAAAGCAGCCAGCACATTAAAAGACAGGTTAACCTAA
- a CDS encoding FAD-dependent oxidoreductase has protein sequence MRKKLIIIGNGMSGLRFIETIISHDSDSFSIRSFGEEPTLHYNRVKLSSYLQNETNETSLFSHTDAWYKENRVHMHVNEQIIRIDTDKKLVYTNRNETFPYDQLVLATGSNPVQLNIPGHDKKGVYTFRTLQDAKDLKALAAKAQRGIIVGAGFLGLEAAYGLSKAGMDVNVIQRGDTLLTPQLDGTASLYLQRELEKRGISFYFDQSLESIKGKKRVERGILQDGTEIDTDLVLFTVGIKPNIEVAKESGIKTNRGIEVNDYMQTSAADVYAIGECIEHNGISYGLVPPVYEQAEIAASHICDKQKTAYNGSPSYSHLKIAGIDLFTAGSIEESEQTDSIVHADSTKPLYKKLVLQDDVIKGAILFGETSSADDISKRIIIQKALSFQEKNQLLSDKNMNEELIDSSPETIVCKCNQVNKQTILQHIAATKDPSPSTIQASTKASSSCGGCSGDVSGLLRVFDQCKHQARKETMCSCTSLEDEEVRELIYKGIWKDISDIISSVEWRTEGCDTCLPALHYYLSVHGQTELTSPPWIHKEETGAVTIESLPIKEDVTPIVLSTWIRLADIMSFSSLKMTGDRRVMLTDVSMNDAEMVCEATSTPMAAHPSAQLEPFSLKVPDGKSELEELEHFLFPLSFPAPFSIETTKTYPASVKRNGFTLVRSGDTWEMHVSGSEDRLILYVFSSADLKEITATIIQYYRESAHYKEAFADWMIRMSPPVIREILLSEEEREGLLYRMEKQVSDVWKMKKEMITL, from the coding sequence ATGAGAAAGAAACTAATTATTATAGGAAACGGTATGAGCGGATTGCGTTTCATAGAAACGATCATTTCTCACGATAGTGACTCTTTTTCTATAAGATCTTTTGGTGAGGAACCAACGCTTCATTATAATCGTGTCAAACTTTCTTCTTATTTACAAAATGAAACAAATGAAACTTCTTTGTTTTCTCATACAGATGCGTGGTATAAGGAGAACCGCGTACACATGCATGTAAATGAACAAATTATTCGGATAGATACAGATAAAAAACTCGTTTATACGAATAGAAATGAAACATTTCCGTATGATCAATTAGTTTTAGCAACAGGTTCAAACCCAGTTCAATTAAATATCCCGGGACATGATAAAAAAGGAGTATATACTTTTAGAACTTTGCAAGACGCAAAGGACCTTAAAGCTCTGGCTGCAAAAGCACAACGAGGTATTATAGTAGGTGCTGGATTTTTAGGATTAGAAGCAGCTTATGGTCTTTCTAAAGCAGGGATGGACGTAAACGTCATTCAAAGAGGCGATACTTTATTGACTCCCCAGCTAGATGGCACTGCTTCTCTATATTTACAGAGGGAATTAGAAAAGCGTGGTATCTCTTTTTATTTCGATCAATCACTTGAAAGTATAAAAGGGAAGAAACGAGTAGAACGCGGGATCCTGCAAGATGGTACGGAAATTGATACTGACCTGGTACTCTTTACGGTTGGCATTAAGCCGAATATAGAAGTTGCTAAAGAAAGCGGGATTAAGACAAACCGCGGCATAGAAGTTAATGATTATATGCAGACAAGTGCAGCGGATGTGTATGCAATAGGAGAATGTATCGAACATAACGGTATTTCTTATGGACTTGTTCCGCCAGTATATGAACAGGCTGAAATTGCTGCAAGTCATATTTGTGATAAGCAGAAAACAGCTTATAACGGCTCACCGTCCTACAGCCATTTAAAAATTGCTGGTATTGATTTGTTCACTGCTGGCAGCATCGAGGAATCCGAACAAACAGATAGTATTGTGCATGCGGACAGCACGAAGCCGCTATATAAAAAATTGGTACTCCAAGATGATGTGATTAAAGGAGCTATTTTATTTGGTGAAACTTCTTCAGCAGATGATATTTCAAAACGAATTATTATTCAAAAAGCCTTATCTTTTCAAGAAAAAAACCAGCTGCTTTCCGATAAAAATATGAATGAGGAATTGATTGATTCTTCTCCAGAAACTATTGTTTGTAAATGCAATCAAGTAAACAAGCAAACTATTCTTCAACATATAGCAGCAACAAAAGACCCAAGCCCGAGTACTATACAGGCTTCAACGAAAGCTTCTTCCTCATGCGGCGGCTGTTCAGGGGACGTTTCAGGTCTGCTTCGTGTTTTTGATCAATGTAAGCACCAAGCACGGAAAGAAACGATGTGCTCTTGTACTTCCTTAGAGGACGAAGAGGTACGGGAATTAATATATAAAGGAATTTGGAAAGATATATCAGATATAATATCTTCGGTTGAATGGAGGACAGAAGGATGCGATACTTGTTTGCCGGCCCTTCACTATTATTTGTCTGTACATGGACAGACAGAGCTGACTTCACCTCCGTGGATTCATAAAGAAGAGACCGGCGCTGTAACTATTGAATCCCTGCCCATAAAAGAAGATGTAACACCAATAGTATTAAGTACCTGGATACGTTTGGCCGATATTATGTCTTTTTCTTCCTTGAAAATGACTGGAGACCGCAGAGTAATGCTGACCGATGTATCCATGAATGATGCAGAAATGGTTTGTGAAGCGACTTCCACACCGATGGCTGCACATCCATCAGCACAATTAGAACCGTTTTCCTTAAAAGTGCCTGATGGAAAAAGCGAGCTGGAAGAATTGGAACATTTCTTATTTCCGTTATCGTTTCCCGCCCCATTTTCTATAGAAACAACAAAAACGTACCCTGCTTCCGTAAAACGTAACGGATTCACCCTTGTCAGAAGCGGGGATACGTGGGAAATGCACGTTAGTGGAAGTGAGGATCGTCTTATTTTATATGTGTTTTCAAGCGCAGATCTAAAGGAAATAACAGCAACCATCATACAGTATTACCGGGAAAGTGCTCATTACAAAGAAGCATTTGCAGATTGGATGATAAGGATGTCACCGCCTGTTATTCGAGAAATTCTTTTATCAGAAGAAGAGAGGGAAGGATTACTCTATCGGATGGAAAAACAAGTGAGTGATGTATGGAAAATGAAAAAAGAGATGATTACCCTTTAG